The Neisseria yangbaofengii genome contains a region encoding:
- a CDS encoding integration host factor subunit alpha, with protein sequence MTLTKAELADILVDKVSNVTKNDAKEIVELFFEEIRSTLARGEEIKISGFGNFQLRDKPQRPGRNPKTGEEVPITARRVVTFHASQKLKGMVEHYYDKQR encoded by the coding sequence ATGACACTGACTAAAGCTGAGTTGGCCGATATTTTGGTAGACAAAGTCAGCAACGTAACCAAAAACGATGCCAAAGAAATCGTCGAGCTCTTTTTTGAAGAAATCCGCAGTACTTTGGCGCGCGGCGAAGAAATCAAAATTTCCGGATTCGGCAATTTCCAATTACGCGACAAACCGCAACGCCCGGGCCGCAACCCGAAAACCGGCGAAGAAGTACCGATTACTGCGCGCCGAGTGGTGACGTTCCATGCCAGCCAAAAACTTAAAGGTATGGTGGAGCATTACTATGACAAACAACGCTAA
- the pheT gene encoding phenylalanine--tRNA ligase subunit beta: MQFSYSWLKTQADPKLSADELAHLLTMAGLEVEETETAAPAFSGVVVAEVKSVEKHPDADRLNVTQVDVGQGELVQIVCGAPNVKPGIKVPCSLPGAVLPGNFKIKPTKMRGVVSNGMLCSTDELGLPDDGVDGLHILPDDAPVGADIREYLDLDDTLFTLKITPNRTDCLSVKGIAREVSALTQCAVAFPEIQTASVSSSRKQPVRIDVPQDCGRFISRVIENVNAKAATPAWLKQRLERSGIRSISALVDIGNYVMLELGQPMHVFDADKIHGSLIVRRAIEGETLACLNEKTVALSDNTLVVADEQGALSMAGLMGGEASAVSDDTVNIVLESAYFAPEIIAGKSRQYGFGSDSSFRFERGVDWALQADAIERATELVLQICGGAAGESVEAVGELPTANQNQVELRLSRLEKMLGVVVAPQQVETILQHLGLNPAATEAGFTVTQPSFRFDIEIEADLVEEIGRVYGYENIPDDCTSGRLKMLALPETRRSRFAVYNEMAARGYQEAVSYAFVDEAWERDFAANDNPIRLQNPLAAQYAVMRSTLIGGLVEILQNNLNRKQNRVRVFEIARVFSKNEQGGFVQNERIGGLWYGSVEPEQWGSKTRAADFYDIKADVENLLKNKQVSFVKAEHPALHHGRTANIVSDGKVIGFVGELHPKWLQKYDLPQAPLVFEIDMDAVLEREKTRYRPASKFQAVRRDLAFVMPENMSHDDLLAALNGAANKLVQEITVFDVYRGAGVAEGMKSVAVKVILQDMETTLTDETVEPLVAKLIVTAQSAGAQLRG; encoded by the coding sequence ATGCAATTTTCTTATTCATGGCTGAAAACGCAAGCCGATCCGAAGTTGTCTGCTGATGAGTTGGCGCATTTGCTGACCATGGCGGGTTTGGAAGTGGAAGAAACCGAAACGGCTGCGCCGGCGTTTAGCGGCGTGGTGGTGGCGGAAGTGAAATCGGTGGAAAAACACCCCGATGCCGACCGTTTGAATGTAACCCAAGTTGATGTGGGGCAGGGCGAGTTGGTGCAGATTGTCTGCGGTGCGCCGAATGTGAAGCCGGGGATTAAAGTGCCGTGTTCGCTGCCGGGTGCGGTGTTGCCGGGCAACTTTAAAATCAAGCCGACCAAAATGCGGGGCGTGGTGTCCAACGGTATGTTGTGTTCCACTGATGAATTGGGTTTGCCGGACGACGGTGTGGACGGTCTGCACATTTTGCCTGACGATGCGCCGGTCGGTGCGGATATTCGCGAATATCTGGATTTGGACGACACGCTGTTTACCCTGAAAATTACGCCGAACCGTACCGACTGTTTGAGCGTGAAAGGCATTGCCCGTGAAGTATCGGCGCTGACGCAGTGCGCGGTGGCTTTTCCCGAAATTCAGACGGCCTCGGTGTCAAGCAGCCGAAAACAGCCGGTGCGCATTGATGTGCCGCAAGACTGCGGCCGCTTTATCAGCCGTGTAATCGAAAATGTGAACGCCAAAGCCGCTACACCGGCGTGGCTGAAACAGCGTTTGGAGCGCAGCGGTATCCGCAGCATTTCGGCGTTGGTGGACATCGGCAATTATGTGATGTTGGAACTGGGTCAGCCGATGCACGTTTTCGATGCGGATAAAATCCACGGCAGCCTGATTGTGCGCCGTGCCATCGAGGGTGAAACGCTGGCGTGCCTGAATGAAAAAACGGTCGCTTTATCTGATAATACTTTGGTGGTGGCAGACGAGCAGGGCGCATTGAGCATGGCCGGTCTGATGGGCGGCGAGGCGAGTGCGGTTTCTGACGATACGGTTAATATTGTGTTGGAATCGGCGTATTTTGCGCCGGAAATCATTGCCGGAAAATCCCGCCAATACGGTTTCGGATCAGATTCTTCGTTCCGTTTCGAGCGGGGCGTGGATTGGGCATTGCAGGCAGATGCCATTGAGCGGGCAACGGAATTGGTGTTGCAAATCTGCGGCGGTGCGGCAGGCGAAAGCGTAGAAGCAGTGGGCGAGTTGCCGACCGCCAATCAGAATCAGGTTGAACTGCGTTTGAGCCGTTTGGAAAAAATGCTTGGTGTGGTCGTTGCGCCTCAGCAGGTGGAAACCATTTTGCAGCATTTGGGTTTGAATCCGGCGGCAACAGAAGCCGGTTTCACCGTTACCCAGCCGAGCTTCCGCTTCGATATTGAAATCGAGGCCGATTTGGTGGAAGAAATCGGCCGGGTGTACGGTTATGAAAATATCCCAGATGATTGCACATCAGGCCGTCTGAAAATGCTGGCTTTGCCCGAAACCCGCCGAAGCCGTTTTGCGGTGTATAACGAAATGGCGGCCAGAGGCTATCAGGAAGCGGTGAGCTATGCTTTTGTCGATGAAGCATGGGAACGTGATTTTGCTGCCAACGATAATCCGATTCGTCTGCAAAACCCGCTGGCGGCGCAATATGCCGTGATGCGTTCGACCTTAATCGGCGGTTTGGTGGAAATTCTGCAAAACAATTTAAACCGCAAGCAAAACAGAGTGCGTGTGTTTGAAATCGCCCGTGTATTCAGCAAAAACGAGCAGGGCGGTTTCGTGCAGAACGAACGCATTGGCGGCCTGTGGTACGGTTCGGTCGAGCCGGAACAATGGGGCAGCAAAACCCGTGCCGCCGATTTTTACGACATCAAAGCCGATGTTGAAAATCTGTTGAAAAACAAACAAGTATCATTTGTTAAAGCCGAACATCCGGCATTGCATCACGGCCGTACCGCCAATATTGTTTCAGACGGCAAAGTAATCGGTTTTGTCGGCGAACTGCACCCGAAATGGCTGCAAAAATACGATTTGCCGCAAGCGCCGCTGGTGTTTGAAATCGATATGGACGCTGTGTTGGAACGGGAGAAAACCCGTTACCGTCCGGCATCCAAATTCCAAGCCGTGCGCCGTGATTTGGCATTTGTGATGCCCGAGAACATGAGCCACGATGATTTGCTGGCAGCCTTAAACGGCGCAGCCAACAAACTGGTTCAGGAAATCACCGTGTTTGACGTGTACCGTGGAGCAGGCGTGGCAGAAGGCATGAAGAGCGTGGCAGTGAAAGTGATTTTGCAGGATATGGAAACCACGCTGACCGATGAAACTGTCGAGCCGCTGGTGGCCAAACTGATTGTCACCGCCCAAAGCGCCGGTGCGCAGCTGCGCGGCTAG
- a CDS encoding ATP-binding protein gives MNINLKNAVPRLFPDPRFEMIYFEAVSNALDAGATEINIGIEYDNSDFKKFIIVDNGIGFNEENYNRFSELMETKDNAHKGQGRVVYLIYFENVEITSYFLEGNLYKKRQFNFSYDFQKNNSSVSDEISSGISQGTRLSFSGKVSKKISKLDSLRADYIREQIFAEFLPCLFQKKQKNENFEILIKTSINNEKSSARINIQDIPEFKSIPLQTSELIGSNQSGQVLRNPESFLYYFLKKDEMNSGVSSVITSFAIDNRAKRIDIIDKPNYLPNLEATFFLVSEHFEGCVDSTRQELTLKPDELKLVKMVFKKYVKSILTSEFNQEYEEIRNSRKDFLLNRFPHLMDYIDGDEIGFKSNQDIIKEAQNEFFKKQREILEKENLDEEDYQKALDLSARNLVEYILFRQIQIEQLQKVKAEDREKVIHNIISPMRETYLGGCDNNLLFRNNAWILDDRFMTYIQAASDITLKEITRQFNKIFQQHTDSEDRPDYLMFFSNQIENENDKVDLVCFEFKRLGVRLEEKTKAVTELTKYIKQLRDVCKNIQRVWLYALVDFDDDLEQSLEAQDFKMKFSTQGKIWYRYYENIESELAFLDFGAVVSDANSRNKTFMEILKKGFSYEKE, from the coding sequence ATGAATATTAATTTAAAAAATGCTGTTCCACGCCTATTTCCAGACCCCCGTTTTGAAATGATTTATTTTGAAGCGGTTTCTAATGCATTGGATGCGGGAGCTACTGAAATTAATATTGGAATAGAATATGATAATAGCGATTTTAAAAAATTTATTATCGTTGATAATGGTATTGGGTTTAATGAAGAGAATTATAACCGATTCTCAGAATTGATGGAAACTAAGGACAATGCTCATAAAGGGCAAGGTCGGGTAGTTTATTTGATTTATTTTGAGAATGTTGAGATAACTAGTTATTTTTTAGAAGGAAATCTTTATAAAAAACGACAATTTAACTTTTCTTATGATTTTCAAAAAAACAATTCTTCAGTAAGTGATGAAATTTCTTCTGGTATATCTCAAGGAACTCGATTGTCTTTTTCTGGTAAAGTGTCCAAGAAAATTAGTAAATTAGATTCTCTTCGAGCTGACTATATAAGGGAACAAATTTTTGCTGAATTTTTGCCTTGCTTATTTCAGAAAAAACAAAAAAATGAAAATTTTGAAATTTTGATTAAAACAAGTATTAATAACGAAAAGAGCTCTGCACGTATCAATATTCAAGATATTCCTGAGTTTAAATCTATTCCGCTTCAAACTTCTGAGTTAATTGGATCTAATCAAAGTGGACAAGTTCTTCGAAATCCTGAATCATTTTTATATTATTTCTTAAAAAAAGATGAAATGAATAGTGGAGTTTCATCTGTAATTACATCTTTTGCAATTGATAATCGAGCAAAACGTATTGATATTATTGATAAACCAAATTATCTCCCCAATCTTGAAGCAACTTTTTTCTTAGTTTCAGAACACTTTGAAGGGTGTGTAGATTCTACTAGGCAAGAGTTAACATTAAAACCTGATGAATTAAAATTAGTTAAAATGGTATTTAAGAAATATGTTAAATCTATTTTAACATCTGAATTTAATCAGGAATATGAGGAAATTAGAAACTCAAGGAAAGACTTTTTATTGAATAGGTTTCCCCATTTGATGGACTATATAGATGGCGATGAAATAGGTTTTAAATCTAATCAAGATATAATCAAAGAAGCTCAAAATGAATTTTTTAAAAAGCAGAGAGAAATTTTAGAAAAAGAAAATTTAGATGAGGAAGATTACCAAAAAGCCCTTGATTTATCTGCGAGGAACCTTGTGGAGTATATTTTATTCAGGCAAATTCAAATTGAACAACTACAAAAAGTAAAAGCGGAAGATAGAGAAAAGGTTATCCATAATATTATTAGCCCAATGCGAGAGACCTATTTAGGAGGGTGTGATAATAACCTATTATTTAGGAACAATGCTTGGATATTGGATGATAGATTTATGACTTATATTCAAGCAGCAAGTGATATAACATTGAAGGAAATTACAAGGCAGTTTAATAAAATTTTCCAGCAGCATACAGATTCTGAAGATCGTCCTGATTATTTGATGTTTTTTTCTAATCAAATTGAAAATGAAAATGATAAAGTAGATTTGGTTTGTTTTGAGTTCAAGCGGTTAGGTGTAAGATTGGAGGAAAAAACAAAAGCTGTTACTGAATTAACAAAATATATTAAACAACTTAGGGATGTTTGTAAAAATATTCAAAGAGTATGGTTGTATGCTTTAGTTGATTTTGATGATGACCTAGAGCAATCTTTAGAAGCTCAAGATTTTAAAATGAAATTTTCCACTCAAGGAAAAATTTGGTATCGCTACTATGAAAATATCGAATCAGAATTAGCATTTTTAGATTTTGGTGCCGTGGTAAGTGATGCTAATAGTCGAAACAAAACGTTTATGGAAATTCTTAAAAAAGGGTTTTCGTATGAAAAAGAGTAG
- the pheS gene encoding phenylalanine--tRNA ligase subunit alpha, with amino-acid sequence MENVNRIVAEGIAAVESAADFNALEQVKAQYLGKTGQLTGLLKTLGQMSPEERKTIGAHINECKNQFQTAYNTKRDALNEAKLQAQLAAEALDVTLPGRGQAAGGLHPVTLTLQRVVELFHGMGFEVADGPEIEDDFHNFQALNIPANHPARAMQDTFYVENGDVLRTHTSPIQIRYMLDKKNPPIRIIAPGRVYRVDSDATHSPMFHQAEGLWVEEGVTFADLKAVFTDFIRRFFERDDLQVRFRPSFFPFTEPSAEIDIMGENGKWLEVGGCGMVHPNVLKNVNIDPEKYTGFAFGIGLDRFAMLRYNVNDLRLFFDNDLNFLKQFK; translated from the coding sequence ATGGAAAATGTAAACCGTATCGTTGCCGAAGGCATTGCCGCCGTAGAATCTGCAGCCGATTTCAACGCCTTGGAACAAGTCAAAGCCCAATATTTGGGCAAAACCGGCCAATTAACCGGCTTATTGAAAACCTTGGGGCAGATGTCGCCGGAAGAGCGAAAAACCATCGGTGCCCATATCAACGAATGCAAAAACCAATTTCAGACGGCCTACAACACCAAGCGTGATGCTTTAAACGAAGCCAAACTACAGGCGCAGCTGGCAGCCGAAGCCTTGGATGTTACCTTGCCGGGACGAGGGCAGGCGGCAGGCGGGTTGCACCCTGTAACCCTGACTTTGCAGCGTGTGGTGGAACTCTTTCACGGCATGGGTTTTGAAGTGGCGGACGGCCCCGAAATCGAAGACGATTTCCACAATTTCCAAGCCCTGAACATTCCCGCAAACCACCCCGCCCGTGCCATGCAGGATACTTTTTATGTAGAAAACGGCGATGTATTGCGCACCCACACTTCGCCGATTCAAATCCGCTACATGCTGGACAAAAAAAATCCCCCAATCCGCATTATTGCGCCGGGTCGGGTGTATCGTGTGGACAGCGATGCCACCCACTCGCCCATGTTCCACCAAGCCGAAGGTTTGTGGGTGGAAGAGGGCGTAACCTTCGCCGATTTGAAAGCCGTGTTCACCGATTTTATCCGCCGCTTTTTCGAGCGTGATGATTTGCAGGTGCGTTTCCGTCCGTCATTCTTCCCGTTTACCGAGCCTTCCGCCGAAATCGACATTATGGGCGAAAACGGCAAATGGCTGGAAGTCGGCGGCTGCGGCATGGTACACCCGAACGTATTGAAAAACGTCAATATCGATCCCGAAAAATATACCGGCTTCGCCTTCGGCATCGGTCTCGACCGCTTCGCCATGCTGCGCTACAACGTCAACGACCTGCGCCTGTTTTTTGATAACGATTTGAATTTTTTGAAACAGTTTAAGTAA
- the rplT gene encoding 50S ribosomal protein L20 — protein sequence MPRVKRGVTARARHQKIFALAKGYRGRRKNVYRVAKQAVMKAGQYAYRDRRQRKRQFRQLWIVRINAGARENGLSYSKFMNGLKRASIEIDRKVLADLAVFDKAAFAQLVEKAKAALAA from the coding sequence ATGCCACGCGTAAAACGCGGTGTAACCGCTCGTGCCCGTCACCAAAAAATCTTCGCTTTAGCCAAAGGCTACCGCGGCCGTCGTAAAAACGTTTACCGTGTTGCCAAACAAGCGGTAATGAAAGCCGGTCAATATGCTTACCGTGACCGTCGCCAACGCAAACGCCAATTCCGCCAACTGTGGATTGTGCGTATTAACGCCGGTGCCCGTGAAAACGGCTTGTCTTACAGCAAATTCATGAACGGCCTGAAACGTGCGTCTATCGAAATCGACCGCAAAGTATTGGCTGATTTGGCTGTATTCGACAAAGCAGCATTTGCCCAACTGGTTGAAAAAGCAAAAGCTGCTCTGGCTGCTTAA
- the rpmI gene encoding 50S ribosomal protein L35: MPKMKTKSSAKKRFKVLGNGGVKRGHAFKSHILTKKTTKTKRQLRGTSMVNERDLASVAKMLPYA, encoded by the coding sequence ATGCCTAAAATGAAAACCAAGTCGAGCGCAAAAAAACGCTTCAAAGTACTGGGTAACGGTGGTGTAAAACGCGGTCATGCGTTTAAAAGTCATATTCTGACCAAAAAAACCACAAAAACCAAACGCCAACTGCGTGGCACCTCTATGGTGAACGAACGCGATTTGGCTTCTGTTGCTAAAATGTTACCTTACGCTTAA
- the infC gene encoding translation initiation factor IF-3, whose protein sequence is MIAQEREARINGEITAKEVRLISDSGEQLGVVSVREALAMAEEQEVDLVEISPNAKPPVCKLMDYGKYKYQMAKKRDEAKKNQKQVQIKEIKFRPGTDEGDYQIKMRNINRFLADGDKVKVTLRFRGREMAHQQLGAQLLERVKEDLAEVAQIESFPKMEGRQMVMMIAPKKK, encoded by the coding sequence ATCATCGCTCAAGAACGCGAAGCACGAATCAATGGCGAAATTACCGCCAAAGAGGTGCGATTAATCAGTGATTCAGGCGAACAGTTGGGAGTAGTGTCTGTTCGTGAGGCTTTGGCTATGGCTGAAGAGCAGGAGGTGGATTTGGTGGAGATTTCCCCAAATGCCAAACCGCCTGTGTGCAAACTTATGGACTACGGTAAATACAAATACCAAATGGCCAAAAAGCGGGACGAAGCCAAGAAAAACCAAAAACAGGTTCAGATTAAGGAAATCAAATTCCGTCCGGGTACGGACGAGGGCGATTACCAAATCAAAATGCGCAACATCAACCGCTTTTTGGCAGACGGCGACAAGGTAAAAGTTACCCTGCGTTTCCGTGGTCGTGAGATGGCGCATCAACAACTGGGCGCACAGCTTCTGGAGCGGGTGAAAGAAGATTTGGCCGAAGTGGCGCAAATCGAGTCTTTCCCGAAAATGGAAGGCCGCCAAATGGTGATGATGATTGCGCCGAAGAAAAAATAA
- the thrS gene encoding threonine--tRNA ligase, with protein sequence MLNITLPDGSVRQYESPVTVAQIAASIGAGLAKATVAGKVNGKLVDACDLITEDASVQIITPKDKEGVEIIRHSCAHLVGHAVKQLYPTAKMVIGPVIEEGFYYDIATEKPFTPEDVAAIEARMKELIAQDYDVIKIITPRAEAVKIFQERDEEYKLRLIDDMPEVEAMGLYHHQEYVDMCRGPHVPNTRFLKHFKLTKLAGAYWRGDSNNEMLQRVYGTAWASKDELKAYIQRIEEAEKRDHRKLGKQLDLFHLQDEAPGMVFWHPKGWALWQAIEQHMRKELDAAGYKEVKTPQIMDKTFWEKSGHWDNYKDNMFVTNSEKREYAVKPMNCPGHVQIFNNGLRSYRDLPMRLAEFGSCHRNEPSGALHGLMRVRGFVQDDAHIFCTEAQIVAEAQAFNELLVRIYKQFGFHDVSVKLSLRPEKRAGSDEIWDRAEQGLREALTACGVEWEELPGEGAFYGPKIEYHVKDALGRSWQCGTLQLDFVLPERLNAEYVTENNDRARPVMLHRAILGSLERFIGILIENHAGSFPLWLAPVQMVIMNITENQADYCREVAAKLQAAGFRVELDLRNEKIGYKIRDNSQYRFPYQIVVGDKEKQENKVAVRRKAEDLGSLDLDDFIAKLQQEITESLVNH encoded by the coding sequence ATGTTGAACATTACCTTGCCTGACGGTTCCGTCCGCCAATATGAATCACCTGTAACCGTTGCCCAAATTGCGGCATCGATTGGAGCAGGTTTGGCGAAAGCAACAGTGGCAGGTAAAGTCAACGGCAAATTGGTCGATGCCTGCGATCTGATTACTGAAGATGCTTCCGTGCAGATTATCACGCCGAAAGACAAAGAAGGCGTGGAAATTATCCGCCACTCTTGCGCCCACTTGGTCGGCCATGCGGTCAAACAACTTTATCCCACTGCAAAAATGGTTATCGGCCCCGTTATCGAAGAGGGCTTTTATTACGACATCGCTACGGAAAAACCGTTTACCCCCGAAGACGTTGCCGCCATCGAAGCACGCATGAAAGAATTGATTGCACAGGATTACGATGTAATCAAAATCATAACTCCGCGTGCCGAGGCAGTCAAAATTTTCCAAGAACGCGACGAAGAATACAAACTGCGCCTGATTGACGATATGCCCGAAGTCGAAGCCATGGGTCTGTATCATCATCAGGAATATGTCGATATGTGCCGCGGCCCGCATGTTCCCAATACCCGTTTCCTGAAACATTTCAAGCTCACCAAACTGGCGGGTGCATACTGGCGGGGCGACAGCAATAACGAAATGCTGCAACGTGTGTACGGCACGGCTTGGGCAAGCAAAGACGAATTAAAAGCCTATATCCAACGTATCGAAGAAGCCGAAAAAAGGGATCACCGCAAACTGGGTAAACAGTTGGACTTGTTCCACCTGCAAGACGAAGCGCCGGGTATGGTGTTCTGGCACCCGAAAGGCTGGGCGCTGTGGCAGGCGATTGAGCAGCACATGCGCAAAGAGTTAGATGCCGCCGGTTATAAAGAAGTGAAAACGCCCCAAATCATGGATAAAACCTTTTGGGAAAAATCCGGTCATTGGGATAATTACAAAGACAATATGTTCGTAACCAACTCGGAAAAACGGGAATATGCGGTTAAACCGATGAACTGTCCGGGTCATGTGCAGATTTTCAACAACGGCCTGCGCTCTTACCGTGATTTGCCGATGCGTCTGGCAGAATTCGGTTCGTGCCACCGCAACGAGCCGAGCGGTGCGCTGCACGGCCTGATGCGTGTGCGTGGATTTGTGCAGGACGATGCGCATATTTTCTGTACCGAAGCGCAAATCGTTGCCGAAGCGCAAGCCTTTAACGAATTGCTGGTGCGGATTTACAAACAGTTTGGCTTCCATGATGTGTCGGTGAAACTGTCGCTGCGTCCGGAAAAACGTGCCGGTTCCGATGAAATTTGGGACAGAGCCGAACAAGGCCTGCGTGAAGCCCTGACCGCCTGCGGCGTAGAATGGGAAGAATTGCCGGGCGAAGGCGCATTCTACGGCCCGAAAATCGAATACCATGTTAAAGATGCCTTGGGTCGTTCTTGGCAGTGCGGTACGTTGCAGTTGGACTTCGTATTACCCGAACGCTTAAATGCCGAATACGTTACCGAAAACAACGATCGCGCCCGTCCGGTGATGCTGCACCGTGCGATTTTGGGTTCGCTGGAACGCTTTATCGGCATTCTGATTGAAAACCATGCCGGTTCGTTCCCATTGTGGCTGGCGCCGGTGCAGATGGTAATTATGAACATCACCGAAAATCAGGCAGATTATTGCCGTGAAGTCGCCGCCAAATTACAGGCCGCAGGCTTCCGTGTCGAATTGGATTTGCGTAACGAAAAAATCGGCTACAAAATCCGGGACAACAGCCAATACCGTTTCCCTTATCAAATTGTTGTCGGCGATAAAGAGAAACAGGAAAACAAAGTGGCCGTGCGCCGCAAAGCAGAAGACTTGGGTTCGCTCGATTTAGATGATTTTATTGCAAAACTGCAACAGGAAATCACCGAATCCCTCGTCAATCATTAA
- a CDS encoding alpha-ketoglutarate-dependent dioxygenase AlkB — MFNSCLLNLYSDGLEGMGWHSDGEKELGNESIIASLRLGAIRKFAFKHKHTNEKCEFMP; from the coding sequence GTGTTCAATTCCTGCTTATTGAATTTATATTCAGACGGCCTCGAAGGCATGGGCTGGCACAGCGATGGCGAAAAAGAATTAGGCAATGAATCCATCATTGCCTCGCTTAGGCTCGGCGCTATCCGAAAATTTGCCTTCAAACACAAACACACCAACGAAAAGTGCGAATTCATGCCGTAA
- the tgt gene encoding tRNA guanosine(34) transglycosylase Tgt: MLKFTLHKKDGHARRGTLELNHGKIETPVFMPVGTYGSVKAMTPQNLHDIKAQIILGNTYHLWLRPGLEVIEQFGGLHQFIGWNKPILTDSGGFQVFSLSDMRKLTEEGCTFKSPINGDKLFLSPEISMKIQTVLNSDIVMQLDECTPGEATYEQAKKSLQMSLRWAERSKKAFEDLNNPNALFGIVQGAMYEDLREESLKGLEQFDFPGLAIGGLSVGEPKPEMYRMLRAVGPILPEHKPHYLMGVGTPEDLVYGVAHGVDMFDCVMPTRNARNGWLFTRFGDLKIKNAKHKHDTRPIDETCTCYACQNFSRAYLHHLHRAGEILGAQLNTIHNLHFYQVIMAEMREAVEQGRFADWQAQFHENRAKGVDC, encoded by the coding sequence ATGTTGAAATTTACCCTGCACAAAAAAGACGGCCATGCCCGCCGCGGCACGTTGGAACTGAACCACGGCAAAATCGAAACGCCGGTATTTATGCCGGTCGGCACCTACGGTTCGGTCAAAGCCATGACCCCGCAAAACCTGCACGACATCAAAGCCCAAATTATCTTGGGCAACACTTATCACTTATGGCTGCGCCCCGGCTTGGAAGTGATCGAACAATTCGGCGGTCTGCACCAATTTATCGGCTGGAACAAACCGATTCTGACCGACTCGGGCGGTTTTCAGGTTTTCTCGCTGTCCGATATGCGCAAACTCACCGAAGAAGGCTGCACCTTCAAAAGCCCGATTAACGGCGACAAACTCTTCCTGTCGCCCGAAATCTCGATGAAAATCCAAACCGTCCTCAATTCCGATATTGTGATGCAGTTGGACGAATGCACTCCGGGCGAGGCGACGTATGAACAGGCAAAAAAATCGCTGCAAATGAGCCTGCGCTGGGCGGAACGCAGTAAAAAAGCCTTTGAAGATTTGAACAACCCCAACGCCCTGTTCGGCATCGTGCAAGGTGCGATGTATGAAGATTTGCGGGAAGAATCGCTCAAAGGTCTGGAACAGTTCGACTTTCCGGGTCTCGCCATCGGCGGTTTGAGCGTCGGCGAACCCAAACCCGAAATGTACCGAATGTTGCGTGCCGTCGGCCCGATTTTGCCCGAACACAAACCGCATTATCTGATGGGGGTCGGCACACCGGAAGACTTGGTGTACGGCGTGGCCCACGGCGTGGATATGTTCGACTGCGTCATGCCCACCCGCAATGCCCGCAACGGCTGGCTGTTTACCCGCTTCGGCGATTTGAAAATCAAAAACGCCAAACACAAACACGACACCCGCCCGATAGACGAAACCTGCACCTGCTACGCCTGTCAAAACTTCAGCCGTGCCTACCTGCACCACCTGCACCGTGCCGGCGAAATCTTGGGCGCACAGCTCAACACCATCCACAATCTGCATTTCTACCAAGTCATCATGGCAGAAATGCGGGAAGCCGTCGAACAGGGCAGATTCGCCGACTGGCAGGCGCAATTCCACGAGAACCGTGCCAAAGGAGTGGATTGCTAA